In the genome of Leeuwenhoekiella sp. MAR_2009_132, one region contains:
- the rodA gene encoding rod shape-determining protein RodA yields the protein MNSFSKAYGNFDWVIIVLFLALVLIGWLNIYSASVDPTGVAEFFSFDNLFTRQLLFIGLSFLIIIFILSLDAKFFERFASVIYVISIVSLLGLFVFGKNISGATSWYSFGSFGIQPSEFAKAATALALSKYLSDIQTDVKSFMHQLRAFVIIALPAICIVPQPDPGSALVYAAFFFPLYREGLSGVYLIIGSVTIALFVLTLAFGPLWVVLGIVLIALALLFKNRKKRFGKRLFYILPIVSILFVFSVNYIFQNVFEQRHRDRFNVVLGKDVDMKSIGYNTYQSEIAIGNGGLTGKGFLKGTQTKGDFVPEQHTDYIFSTVGEEWGFLGSTLVIALFVGLMLRIIVLAERQKSQFSRIYGYSIAGILFIHFIINIGMVTGVFPTVGIPLPFFSYGGSGLWGFTILLFIFVKLDSDRINQW from the coding sequence ATGAATAGTTTTTCTAAAGCTTACGGTAATTTTGACTGGGTTATAATTGTTTTATTTCTAGCACTAGTTCTTATAGGATGGCTTAATATTTACTCAGCTTCCGTTGATCCTACGGGGGTTGCTGAATTTTTTAGCTTTGATAATTTATTTACAAGACAACTTCTTTTTATAGGCCTAAGTTTTCTCATTATAATTTTTATACTATCACTTGACGCTAAGTTTTTTGAGCGTTTTGCAAGTGTGATTTATGTCATATCTATTGTCTCATTATTGGGACTTTTCGTATTTGGTAAAAATATTTCCGGAGCTACAAGTTGGTATTCTTTTGGAAGTTTTGGTATACAACCCAGTGAATTTGCCAAAGCAGCAACAGCCCTTGCGCTGTCAAAATATTTAAGCGATATTCAAACCGATGTTAAATCATTTATGCATCAGTTACGTGCTTTTGTGATTATTGCCCTGCCAGCAATTTGTATTGTACCTCAACCCGATCCTGGTAGTGCTCTGGTTTATGCTGCCTTTTTCTTTCCGCTTTACAGAGAGGGTTTATCTGGTGTTTATTTAATTATTGGCTCGGTTACCATAGCCTTATTTGTACTCACATTGGCATTTGGCCCCTTGTGGGTGGTTCTGGGAATTGTTTTAATAGCCCTTGCATTGCTATTTAAGAATCGTAAAAAGCGTTTTGGAAAACGCCTGTTTTATATTCTCCCTATCGTATCAATTCTTTTTGTTTTTTCGGTAAACTATATATTTCAAAATGTTTTTGAGCAGCGCCACAGAGACCGTTTTAATGTGGTTTTAGGTAAAGATGTAGATATGAAAAGCATAGGATATAACACCTATCAATCTGAAATTGCAATTGGTAATGGAGGCCTAACCGGAAAAGGTTTTTTAAAAGGAACTCAAACTAAAGGTGACTTTGTTCCCGAACAGCATACAGACTACATTTTTAGCACCGTAGGCGAAGAATGGGGGTTTTTAGGAAGTACCTTGGTTATTGCCTTATTTGTGGGCTTAATGTTACGAATTATCGTTTTGGCAGAACGGCAAAAGAGTCAGTTTAGCCGTATTTATGGATACAGTATCGCCGGCATATTATTTATTCATTTTATAATAAATATAGGAATGGTTACCGGGGTTTTTCCTACCGTGGGTATACCGTTACCCTTCTTTAGTTATGGAGGTTCGGGACTTTGGGGATTCACGATTTTACTATTTATTTTCGTTAAACTCGATTCAGATAGAATAAATCAGTGGTAG
- the lpxB gene encoding lipid-A-disaccharide synthase → MKYYIIAGEASGDLHAANLMKSLLAEDPNADFRFWGGDLMQKVGGTLVKHYRDLAFMGFLEVIMNLRTITKNLAFCKKDIASYHPDVIIYVDYPGFNLRIAEWARVKGYKNHYYISPQIWAWKENRIKAIKRDVDAMYVILPFEKEFYEEKHDFPVHFVGHPLIDEISSRNPISPQDFRAQHNLDERPIIALLPGSRKQEIQKMLEIMLSITPDFKEYQFVIGGAPSQDLAFYEPFLQKNRVHLLMNQTYNLLDVSYAALVTSGTATLETALFKVPEVVCYKGGKISYEIAKRVIKLNYISLVNLIMNKEVVKELIQSEFNTKTLKTALTSILQDENRNTLFNSYYELEKNLGGRGASDKTAKLIFNSIS, encoded by the coding sequence GTGAAATATTATATAATAGCCGGTGAAGCTAGTGGTGATTTGCACGCTGCAAACCTTATGAAGTCTCTTTTAGCTGAAGACCCTAATGCTGATTTTAGATTTTGGGGTGGTGATTTAATGCAAAAAGTAGGCGGCACTCTGGTTAAGCATTACCGGGATTTAGCATTTATGGGTTTTTTGGAGGTTATTATGAACCTGCGTACCATTACTAAGAATCTTGCATTTTGCAAAAAAGATATCGCCAGTTACCATCCGGATGTGATCATCTATGTTGACTATCCCGGTTTTAATCTTCGCATTGCAGAATGGGCTCGTGTAAAAGGTTATAAAAATCATTATTACATCTCACCTCAAATCTGGGCCTGGAAAGAAAACAGAATAAAAGCTATTAAAAGAGATGTTGATGCGATGTACGTTATACTCCCTTTTGAAAAAGAATTCTATGAGGAAAAGCACGATTTTCCGGTTCACTTTGTAGGACACCCCCTTATTGATGAGATAAGTAGCCGCAATCCTATTTCACCACAAGACTTTAGAGCGCAACATAATCTTGATGAAAGACCTATAATCGCACTTTTACCGGGAAGCCGAAAGCAGGAAATTCAGAAAATGCTCGAGATTATGCTTAGTATAACTCCAGATTTTAAAGAGTACCAGTTTGTAATAGGCGGCGCGCCCAGTCAGGATTTAGCGTTTTATGAACCCTTTTTACAGAAAAACCGGGTTCATCTTTTAATGAATCAAACTTATAATTTACTCGACGTTTCTTACGCAGCACTGGTAACTTCAGGAACTGCAACTTTAGAAACCGCTCTCTTTAAAGTTCCGGAGGTGGTTTGTTACAAAGGAGGTAAAATTTCTTACGAAATTGCGAAGCGGGTTATTAAACTCAATTACATATCTTTAGTTAATTTAATTATGAATAAAGAAGTAGTAAAAGAGCTCATTCAATCTGAGTTCAATACTAAAACTTTAAAAACGGCGTTGACCTCTATCTTGCAGGACGAAAACCGCAACACTCTTTTCAATTCTTATTATGAATTAGAGAAGAATTTAGGCGGAAGAGGAGCCAGCGACAAGACAGCCAAATTAATTTTTAACAGTATTTCTTAA
- the mrdA gene encoding penicillin-binding protein 2 — translation MRKILLFSIVLISGFLLTGRLFYLQILDTSYASLSENNAIKRFFDYPQRGHIYDRSGNLLVSNQPSYDVMVIPREVKPFDTLEFCGLLKMDKEMLINRLKKARVYSPRLPSIVIPQLTKSEYAYLQEKMRKYDGFFIQKRSLRDYQIDYGANFLGYIAEVNYKDIEDNPYYQSGDLKGRTGVEKQYEEVLRGVKGVKYIQKDRFNRDIGPYKNGSLDTLPSPGKDLTLTIDSDLQQYGEDLMINKRGGIVAIEPSSGEILALISAPNFDPALLVGRERSRNFTKLYYDSIAKPLFDRGLQAQYPPGSPFKTLNALIALQEDVVDSEEAFSCHGGYFYGSHGRKLGCHHHPSPLSMIPGIANSCNAYFANVYRRVIEKYNTPQEGMDVWKNHLESFGLGGYMGTDLPTGQPGFIPDSKYYNKAYDYPKYKWFSTATISNSIGQGEVSLTPIQLANVTAAIANRGWFYTPHILKSIEHQTELIPEEYRTKNVTTIDASNFEPVVEGMFGAYNYGTAAGIKIPGIDICGKTGTAENYTRIDGHRAQLTDHSIFVAFAPKDNPKIAIAVFVENGYWGSRYAGKIASLMIEKYIKGEVTRKDIEEYVLSNSLEDEYAKPLSGKPFPINDGKKISGVPKKVEL, via the coding sequence GCCAGTCTTTCAGAAAATAATGCCATAAAACGCTTTTTTGATTATCCGCAGCGAGGTCATATTTATGATCGAAGTGGCAATCTTTTAGTAAGCAACCAGCCTTCTTATGATGTTATGGTTATTCCTCGTGAGGTTAAACCATTTGATACGCTCGAGTTTTGCGGACTTTTAAAAATGGATAAGGAGATGCTTATAAACCGACTTAAAAAAGCCCGGGTTTATTCTCCACGATTACCATCTATTGTCATACCCCAACTTACTAAATCTGAATATGCTTACCTTCAGGAGAAGATGCGTAAATATGACGGCTTTTTTATTCAAAAGAGATCGTTAAGGGATTATCAAATAGATTACGGAGCAAATTTTTTAGGCTATATAGCCGAAGTTAATTACAAAGATATTGAAGACAACCCCTACTATCAATCTGGGGATTTAAAAGGAAGAACAGGCGTTGAAAAACAATATGAGGAAGTTCTACGTGGTGTAAAAGGAGTTAAATACATACAAAAAGATCGCTTTAATAGAGATATTGGCCCCTATAAAAATGGAAGCCTTGACACCTTACCATCACCGGGTAAGGATTTGACCCTTACAATAGATTCTGATCTTCAGCAATATGGTGAAGATTTAATGATCAATAAACGTGGCGGAATTGTAGCAATTGAGCCTTCTTCGGGAGAAATACTAGCACTTATCTCTGCTCCTAACTTTGATCCTGCACTACTCGTAGGAAGAGAACGCTCAAGAAATTTTACAAAATTATACTACGACTCTATAGCAAAACCTCTTTTTGATAGAGGCTTACAGGCACAATACCCCCCGGGATCTCCTTTTAAAACACTCAATGCACTAATTGCACTACAGGAAGATGTAGTAGATTCTGAAGAAGCATTCTCATGTCATGGCGGCTACTTTTACGGTTCTCACGGTAGAAAATTAGGGTGCCACCACCATCCTAGTCCGCTAAGTATGATACCAGGTATTGCAAATTCTTGTAACGCCTATTTTGCTAATGTGTACCGCAGGGTAATTGAAAAATACAACACTCCTCAAGAAGGCATGGATGTTTGGAAAAATCACCTGGAGAGTTTTGGTCTTGGCGGCTATATGGGTACAGATTTACCTACAGGTCAGCCTGGTTTTATTCCTGACAGTAAATATTATAATAAAGCTTACGATTACCCAAAATACAAATGGTTTAGCACAGCTACAATCTCAAACTCTATAGGACAGGGAGAAGTGAGTCTTACTCCTATTCAATTAGCAAATGTAACCGCAGCGATAGCAAATAGAGGCTGGTTCTACACACCTCATATTTTAAAAAGTATAGAACATCAAACTGAGTTAATACCTGAAGAATATAGAACTAAAAACGTTACCACTATAGATGCTTCAAATTTTGAACCGGTAGTTGAAGGTATGTTTGGTGCCTATAATTACGGCACAGCAGCAGGTATTAAAATACCCGGTATAGATATTTGTGGAAAAACCGGTACTGCTGAAAATTATACGCGTATAGACGGGCATAGAGCTCAATTGACAGATCACTCCATATTTGTGGCTTTTGCACCTAAAGACAATCCTAAAATTGCAATAGCCGTTTTTGTAGAAAATGGATATTGGGGTTCTCGATATGCAGGGAAAATTGCCAGTTTAATGATCGAAAAATACATTAAAGGTGAGGTCACACGTAAAGATATTGAAGAATACGTTCTATCAAATAGTCTTGAAGACGAGTATGCAAAACCACTTAGCGGAAAGCCGTTTCCCATTAACGACGGTAAAAAAATAAGTGGTGTTCCTAAAAAAGTAGAGCTTTAA
- a CDS encoding ABC transporter permease, with protein sequence MADHSSSLSQLALRKFLKNFWGVLSLIYIVVCGLVAVFAYLLAPDDTQNANQMHLSIHSKKPGFTVTMLTVPGSSNNKEGFLEKAFNGKSNTDTEIPIFSYKILDTEVEYVPYTEDGVTELTKAIPLSDFNLQALNQIDFEDQFISEKTFLLGTDKYGRDLLSRMLIGTRISFSIGFVAVLISLIIGVFLGAIGGYYGGKLDAFIMWIINVTWSIPTLLLVIAITLALGKGFWQVFIAVGLTMWVEVARVVRGQVLSVKEAQYVTAARALGYKNMRILFKHILPNILAPVIVISAANFAGAILIESGLSFLGIGAQPPIPSWGAMIKDHYSYIILGKAYLAIIPGLAIMSLVMAFMLMGNALRDALDVKGVN encoded by the coding sequence ATGGCAGATCATTCAAGTTCTTTATCTCAATTAGCGCTCCGGAAATTTTTAAAAAATTTCTGGGGCGTTTTGAGTTTAATATATATCGTCGTTTGCGGTTTAGTTGCTGTATTTGCTTATCTATTGGCTCCAGATGATACTCAGAATGCAAATCAAATGCATCTTTCGATTCATTCTAAAAAGCCCGGTTTTACGGTTACCATGTTAACTGTTCCGGGGTCTAGTAATAATAAAGAGGGTTTTTTAGAAAAAGCTTTTAATGGCAAGTCTAACACAGATACAGAAATTCCGATTTTTAGTTATAAAATTTTGGACACCGAAGTAGAGTATGTACCTTATACAGAAGATGGTGTCACCGAATTGACAAAAGCTATTCCATTATCAGATTTCAATCTACAAGCTTTAAATCAAATTGATTTTGAAGATCAGTTTATTAGCGAAAAAACATTTTTATTGGGTACAGATAAATACGGGAGAGATCTTTTAAGCAGAATGCTTATAGGAACACGTATCTCGTTTAGTATAGGTTTTGTTGCCGTCTTGATCTCCTTGATAATTGGTGTTTTTTTGGGGGCAATAGGTGGTTACTATGGCGGTAAACTTGATGCTTTCATAATGTGGATTATTAATGTCACCTGGTCAATACCCACCTTACTTCTTGTTATTGCAATAACATTAGCTCTTGGTAAAGGTTTTTGGCAGGTTTTTATAGCTGTAGGTCTTACCATGTGGGTTGAGGTAGCTCGAGTGGTAAGAGGGCAGGTTTTGAGTGTCAAAGAAGCGCAATATGTTACCGCAGCCAGAGCTTTAGGATATAAAAATATGCGTATTCTTTTTAAACATATATTACCTAACATTCTTGCTCCGGTTATTGTAATAAGTGCTGCAAATTTTGCAGGAGCTATTTTAATTGAAAGCGGTCTAAGTTTTTTGGGTATAGGAGCACAGCCACCCATCCCGAGTTGGGGAGCAATGATAAAAGATCACTATTCTTATATTATTTTAGGTAAGGCTTATCTTGCTATAATACCGGGCCTTGCCATCATGAGTTTAGTTATGGCATTTATGCTAATGGGTAATGCTTTACGTGATGCGCTAGATGTAAAAGGCGTTAATTAA
- a CDS encoding DNA/RNA non-specific endonuclease, which yields MSRKYTYPFLMMFAIAAIYVGEKYIEKQDKIEVVDASRVVKETNLNYFLPEAVAKTIVHHTYYSLSYNEEAEQAAWVAYTLTKDQLHGEDQSRPYFDVDPAVSTGAANWRNYKNSGYDRGHLCPAGDRKFSTQAYNETFLTSNISPQLHDFNSGIWNRLENQVRDWASKFDSLTVVTAGVLDNPLETIGSEHVYVPKAFYKVILRKTDSGYTCIAFLIPHSESTKNLNEFVITLDALEASTGIDFFPKLDDSIEKAMEQKTNLSDWQF from the coding sequence ATGAGTAGAAAATATACCTATCCTTTTTTAATGATGTTCGCTATTGCTGCTATTTATGTAGGTGAAAAATACATAGAGAAGCAAGATAAAATAGAAGTTGTAGATGCCAGCAGAGTTGTTAAAGAGACTAATTTGAACTACTTCTTACCAGAGGCCGTAGCTAAGACTATAGTGCATCATACATATTATAGTCTAAGTTATAATGAGGAAGCAGAGCAGGCTGCCTGGGTTGCTTATACACTTACTAAAGATCAGCTGCATGGAGAAGACCAGTCAAGACCATATTTTGATGTAGATCCTGCCGTAAGTACTGGAGCTGCAAACTGGCGTAATTATAAAAATAGTGGTTATGACAGAGGACATTTATGTCCTGCAGGGGATCGTAAATTTAGTACTCAGGCGTATAATGAAACTTTTTTGACGAGTAATATTAGCCCGCAATTGCATGATTTTAATAGTGGCATCTGGAATCGTTTAGAGAATCAAGTGCGCGACTGGGCGAGTAAATTTGATTCTCTTACAGTGGTTACAGCCGGAGTTTTAGATAATCCCCTAGAAACAATAGGTAGTGAGCACGTTTATGTTCCTAAAGCATTTTATAAAGTGATATTGCGTAAAACTGATTCCGGGTATACGTGTATAGCCTTCTTAATTCCGCATAGCGAAAGCACAAAAAATTTAAACGAATTTGTAATTACACTTGATGCTTTAGAAGCTAGTACAGGAATTGATTTCTTTCCGAAGTTAGACGACTCAATCGAAAAAGCGATGGAACAAAAAACTAATCTCAGTGACTGGCAATTTTAA
- the surE gene encoding 5'/3'-nucleotidase SurE, translating to MAQQKPLILITNDDGITAPGIRKLISIMQEIGDVVVVAPDSPQSGMGHAITVNDTIYCDPVKEFQDENHKEYSCSGTPADCVKIAVQEIMHRKPDICVSGINHGSNSSINVIYSGTMSAAVEAGVEGIPAIGFSLLDYSIDADFSHCDTFVKSITLQVLKNGLPKGVVLNVNIPKLKASEICGIKVGRQAKAQWKEKFDKRTNPMGRDYYWLSGEFVNEDKGNDTDEWALANGYVSVVPVQFDLTAHDFVATLNKWSFTS from the coding sequence ATGGCTCAGCAAAAACCGTTAATTTTAATCACTAATGACGATGGCATCACCGCCCCCGGCATTCGCAAACTAATTAGCATCATGCAAGAAATAGGTGATGTTGTTGTCGTAGCTCCTGACAGTCCGCAAAGCGGAATGGGTCACGCTATAACTGTAAATGACACTATTTATTGTGATCCTGTAAAGGAATTTCAAGATGAAAACCATAAAGAATACAGTTGCTCTGGTACTCCTGCAGACTGTGTTAAGATTGCCGTACAGGAAATCATGCACCGTAAACCAGACATTTGTGTAAGTGGTATTAATCACGGTTCAAATTCTTCGATAAATGTCATCTATTCTGGTACAATGAGTGCCGCAGTAGAGGCCGGTGTAGAAGGGATTCCTGCAATTGGCTTTTCATTACTTGATTATTCTATAGATGCAGATTTTTCACATTGTGATACCTTTGTAAAAAGCATAACCTTACAAGTCCTCAAAAACGGATTGCCAAAAGGTGTTGTGCTCAATGTAAATATCCCAAAACTAAAAGCCAGTGAAATTTGCGGAATAAAGGTAGGGAGACAAGCAAAAGCACAATGGAAAGAGAAATTTGATAAACGTACAAATCCTATGGGTCGCGATTATTACTGGCTTAGTGGCGAGTTTGTAAATGAAGATAAAGGAAACGATACAGACGAGTGGGCTTTAGCAAATGGTTACGTTTCGGTGGTACCGGTGCAGTTTGACCTTACAGCACACGATTTTGTAGCAACTTTAAATAAATGGAGTTTTACTTCTTAA
- a CDS encoding C40 family peptidase, with translation MIRVFFTLLLSLAVISCGSSHKSIATTTKPTKKTRYVQQDTKPIISKPATKRDFIYLSEIEVADENRLRYNIINNARQFEGTPYKYGGTSEKGMDCSGLIYTAFLQESVAIPRVSRFMAEEGERVAADNVTPGDLLFFVTGRKSKHINHVGLVVDVLPGQVLFIHSSTSQGVIVSSLNEGYWNNAFKEARKYM, from the coding sequence ATGATCAGAGTCTTTTTTACCCTATTGTTAAGTCTAGCAGTGATCAGCTGCGGAAGCAGCCACAAAAGTATTGCTACGACTACAAAACCTACAAAAAAAACACGTTACGTACAGCAGGATACAAAACCTATAATAAGTAAACCGGCAACTAAACGAGACTTTATTTACCTCTCTGAAATTGAAGTAGCAGACGAAAACAGATTACGCTACAACATCATAAACAATGCACGACAATTTGAGGGTACGCCTTATAAATATGGAGGGACTTCAGAAAAAGGGATGGACTGCAGCGGTCTTATTTACACAGCATTTTTACAGGAATCTGTAGCAATACCCAGAGTAAGCCGTTTTATGGCCGAAGAAGGTGAACGCGTTGCAGCAGATAATGTAACACCCGGAGACTTACTCTTTTTTGTTACTGGTCGTAAAAGTAAACATATAAACCACGTAGGTCTTGTGGTTGATGTTTTACCGGGGCAAGTTTTATTTATACACTCCTCTACTTCACAAGGCGTAATTGTATCTTCTCTTAATGAAGGTTACTGGAATAACGCTTTTAAAGAAGCCCGAAAATATATGTAA
- a CDS encoding carboxy terminal-processing peptidase: MQRIMIKNVKVLVLALLLGAASCSFTTNNEDPGKDKVLISLISYVLEKGHYDAKEFNDEFSEQVFKDFVTALDPLKRYFLQSDIKEFEVYKFEIDDQIRKEDITFFDLAYTRLRQRMEESKEIYVDILDKPFDYTENETIDTDYENLEYAKNRKELKDRWRSQLKFSTIGVYYDRIEEEAKKEKDSSGYKALSNVELEKESRESTKKSYIEYFEFTDDFDREDYFSVYINSIVEEFDPHTAYFAPVDKDRFDMQMSGQFQGIGARLQKKSNEISITEVISGGPAWRGEELEEGDIILKVKQEKEEVATSVVGMRLDDAVELIKGPKGTVVTLNVKKKDGTIKNIAITRDVVELEETYAKSTTVEKNDRTYGVINLPKFYFDMQNAEERNAATDVKKEIIRLNEEGADGLVIDLRNNGGGSLSTVVDIAGLFIKEGPVVQVKSNGAESEILQDKDPEIIWDKPLVILVNEISASASEILAAAMQDYKRAVILGSKQTYGKGTVQNVYDLNRWLRQNDLGDMGALKITTQKFYRINGGSTQLEGVKSDVVVPDKYSYIDIGEKDLENPLPWDKIAAADYKVWDGYIDYDQTINSSKKRMAQNEYLKLVEENAKWIKSKQDDSIWPLNFDAYKSKMEINVAEAKRFDGLRDYNSNLTFKSLPYETQLFKSDTTLAQKRERWHAELAKDVYMEEAINVLEDLKVNNIRRSKLADVRD, encoded by the coding sequence ATGCAACGAATTATGATAAAAAATGTGAAAGTTCTGGTTTTAGCATTATTGTTGGGAGCTGCGTCTTGCAGTTTTACAACAAATAATGAAGATCCGGGAAAAGATAAAGTTCTCATTAGTTTGATTTCATATGTTTTGGAAAAAGGACATTACGATGCTAAAGAATTTAATGATGAATTTTCAGAACAAGTTTTTAAAGACTTTGTAACGGCACTTGACCCATTAAAACGTTATTTTTTACAAAGTGACATTAAAGAGTTTGAGGTCTATAAATTTGAGATAGATGACCAGATACGTAAAGAAGATATTACATTTTTTGATTTAGCCTACACGCGTTTAAGACAACGTATGGAAGAATCTAAAGAGATTTATGTAGATATTCTCGATAAGCCTTTTGACTATACAGAAAATGAAACTATAGATACAGACTACGAGAATCTGGAGTATGCTAAAAATAGGAAAGAGCTTAAAGACCGTTGGAGAAGCCAATTAAAATTTAGTACGATAGGTGTGTATTACGACCGTATTGAAGAAGAAGCTAAGAAAGAAAAGGACTCGTCAGGATACAAAGCACTTAGTAACGTAGAGCTTGAAAAAGAATCTCGAGAGAGTACAAAAAAATCATATATAGAATATTTTGAATTTACAGATGATTTTGATCGCGAAGATTATTTTTCGGTATATATAAATTCTATTGTTGAAGAATTTGACCCTCATACAGCATACTTCGCTCCTGTAGATAAAGACCGTTTTGATATGCAGATGAGTGGTCAGTTTCAGGGAATAGGTGCTCGTCTTCAGAAAAAAAGTAACGAAATAAGTATTACTGAAGTTATTTCGGGAGGTCCTGCCTGGAGAGGTGAAGAGCTTGAGGAAGGTGATATTATTTTAAAAGTTAAGCAAGAAAAAGAAGAGGTTGCTACCAGTGTTGTTGGGATGCGTCTCGATGATGCGGTAGAGCTTATTAAAGGTCCAAAGGGAACCGTTGTTACTTTAAATGTAAAGAAGAAAGACGGGACAATAAAAAATATAGCAATCACACGTGATGTTGTAGAACTTGAGGAAACCTATGCAAAATCTACTACGGTAGAGAAAAATGATCGCACATATGGGGTAATCAATTTACCTAAGTTCTACTTTGATATGCAAAATGCAGAGGAGCGTAATGCAGCTACAGATGTAAAAAAAGAAATTATTAGGCTTAACGAAGAAGGTGCAGATGGTCTAGTAATAGATTTACGTAATAATGGTGGTGGTTCACTTTCTACAGTTGTTGATATCGCCGGTTTATTTATAAAAGAAGGACCAGTAGTACAGGTAAAATCTAATGGTGCAGAAAGCGAGATTTTACAGGATAAAGATCCTGAAATTATATGGGATAAGCCTTTAGTTATTTTGGTAAATGAGATTTCTGCTTCTGCAAGTGAGATTCTTGCTGCAGCAATGCAGGATTATAAGAGAGCAGTTATTTTAGGGAGTAAGCAAACTTATGGTAAGGGAACCGTACAAAATGTATATGACCTTAACCGCTGGTTACGTCAAAATGATTTAGGAGATATGGGTGCCTTAAAAATAACCACCCAGAAATTCTATCGTATAAATGGAGGTTCAACACAACTTGAAGGAGTGAAGAGTGATGTTGTTGTCCCAGATAAATATAGCTATATTGATATAGGAGAGAAAGATCTTGAGAATCCGTTACCGTGGGATAAAATTGCAGCTGCAGATTATAAAGTTTGGGATGGTTATATAGATTATGATCAAACGATAAATAGCAGTAAAAAAAGAATGGCTCAAAATGAGTATTTAAAACTTGTAGAAGAGAATGCTAAATGGATTAAGAGTAAACAAGATGATTCAATCTGGCCACTTAATTTTGATGCTTATAAGTCTAAAATGGAGATTAATGTAGCTGAAGCTAAGCGTTTCGATGGTTTGCGAGATTATAATTCAAATCTTACTTTTAAATCATTGCCTTACGAAACTCAATTATTCAAATCAGATACTACGCTTGCTCAAAAAAGAGAGCGCTGGCATGCAGAATTAGCCAAAGACGTTTATATGGAAGAAGCTATTAATGTTCTTGAAGATTTAAAAGTAAATAATATTAGAAGAAGCAAACTGGCTGACGTTAGGGATTAA